One window from the genome of Hypanus sabinus isolate sHypSab1 chromosome 16, sHypSab1.hap1, whole genome shotgun sequence encodes:
- the LOC132406106 gene encoding proteinase-activated receptor 3-like isoform X3, whose product MNCSLLLRILLSMLCVFWSRQEVSRSMDYDDYNDITTIVSKVKAETRLVPSVGDIMKGFKAKLLRVNGSNETIYHVNKTVKKQLTGLTTTVTIPGLYFLVFAIGLPANGLGLWVLATKIRKLPSTIFLISLASADLLLILTLPFKISYHLLGNNWVFGEALCRTMTAFFYGNMYCSILLLTVISIDRYFALVYPFTSRQFRDNTFAISVCSVIWVIATLLVLPFLFREQLISIHDLNITTCHDVLPVDSQAGKEQRGVLSGRTTQELLNTHTYSSHSRAKMSVEDA is encoded by the exons ATGAATTGCAGCTTGCTGCTGAGGATCCTTCTATCAATGCTTTGCGTCTTTTGGAGCAGACAAGAAGTTAGCAGGTCCATGGACTATGACG ATTACAACGATATTACTACCATTGTTTCAAAGGTCAAAGCTGAAACACGTTTAGTACCAAGCGTGGGCGACATCATGAAAGGATTTAAAGCCAAACTACTCAGAGTAAATGGCTCCAATGAGACGATCTACCATGTGAATAAGACAGTCAAAAAGCAGCTCACTGGTCTCACCACAACAGTTACCATCCCAGGCCTCTATTTCTTAGTGTTTGCCATTGGGCTCCCTGCCAATGGGCTAGGACTCTGGGTACTGGCAACAAAAATCAGAAAATTGCCTTCCACCATCTTCCTGATCAGCCTGGCATCTGCAGACCTCCTCCTGATCCTGACGTTACCGTTCAAAATCTCCTACCACCTTCTGGGCAACAACTGGGTCTTCGGCGAAGCCCTGTGCCGGACGATGACGGCCTTCTTCTACGGGAACATGTACTGCTCCATCCtgctcctcaccgtcatcagcaTCGACCGATACTTTGCCCTCGTCTATCCTTTCACCTCCCGGCAGTTCAGGGACAACACATTTGCCATCAGCGTCTGCTCCGTGATCTGGGTAATCGCCACGCTCCTGGTTCTGCCATTTCTCTTCAGGGAGCAGTTGATCAGCATCCACGACCTGAACATTACGACCTGCCATGATGTGTTGCCGGTGGATAGTCAGGCTGG GAAGGAGCAGCGAGGCGTGCTTTCTGGGAGGACCACCCAGGAGCTCCTGAACACTCACACCTACTCCTCACACTCCAGAGCTAAGATGTCTGTGGAAGACGCCTGA
- the LOC132406106 gene encoding proteinase-activated receptor 3-like isoform X2, which produces MNCSLLLRILLSMLCVFWSRQEVSRSMDYDDYNDITTIVSKVKAETRLVPSVGDIMKGFKAKLLRVNGSNETIYHVNKTVKKQLTGLTTTVTIPGLYFLVFAIGLPANGLGLWVLATKIRKLPSTIFLISLASADLLLILTLPFKISYHLLGNNWVFGEALCRTMTAFFYGNMYCSILLLTVISIDRYFALVYPFTSRQFRDNTFAISVCSVIWVIATLLVLPFLFREQLISIHDLNITTCHDVLPVDSQAGVKVMRVICCRKEQRGVLSGRTTQELLNTHTYSSHSRAKMSVEDA; this is translated from the exons ATGAATTGCAGCTTGCTGCTGAGGATCCTTCTATCAATGCTTTGCGTCTTTTGGAGCAGACAAGAAGTTAGCAGGTCCATGGACTATGACG ATTACAACGATATTACTACCATTGTTTCAAAGGTCAAAGCTGAAACACGTTTAGTACCAAGCGTGGGCGACATCATGAAAGGATTTAAAGCCAAACTACTCAGAGTAAATGGCTCCAATGAGACGATCTACCATGTGAATAAGACAGTCAAAAAGCAGCTCACTGGTCTCACCACAACAGTTACCATCCCAGGCCTCTATTTCTTAGTGTTTGCCATTGGGCTCCCTGCCAATGGGCTAGGACTCTGGGTACTGGCAACAAAAATCAGAAAATTGCCTTCCACCATCTTCCTGATCAGCCTGGCATCTGCAGACCTCCTCCTGATCCTGACGTTACCGTTCAAAATCTCCTACCACCTTCTGGGCAACAACTGGGTCTTCGGCGAAGCCCTGTGCCGGACGATGACGGCCTTCTTCTACGGGAACATGTACTGCTCCATCCtgctcctcaccgtcatcagcaTCGACCGATACTTTGCCCTCGTCTATCCTTTCACCTCCCGGCAGTTCAGGGACAACACATTTGCCATCAGCGTCTGCTCCGTGATCTGGGTAATCGCCACGCTCCTGGTTCTGCCATTTCTCTTCAGGGAGCAGTTGATCAGCATCCACGACCTGAACATTACGACCTGCCATGATGTGTTGCCGGTGGATAGTCAGGCTGG GGTTAAGGTGATGCGTGTAATTTGCTGCAGGAAGGAGCAGCGAGGCGTGCTTTCTGGGAGGACCACCCAGGAGCTCCTGAACACTCACACCTACTCCTCACACTCCAGAGCTAAGATGTCTGTGGAAGACGCCTGA
- the LOC132406106 gene encoding proteinase-activated receptor 3-like isoform X1, whose translation MNCSLLLRILLSMLCVFWSRQEVSRSMDYDDYNDITTIVSKVKAETRLVPSVGDIMKGFKAKLLRVNGSNETIYHVNKTVKKQLTGLTTTVTIPGLYFLVFAIGLPANGLGLWVLATKIRKLPSTIFLISLASADLLLILTLPFKISYHLLGNNWVFGEALCRTMTAFFYGNMYCSILLLTVISIDRYFALVYPFTSRQFRDNTFAISVCSVIWVIATLLVLPFLFREQLISIHDLNITTCHDVLPVDSQAGYFFYYFVCLVIMGFLIPCCITVFCYGSVIKTLIVNEKSYVHAAIVTFLILLVYVGCFAPSNIILLIHHSEYHLTKESELYIYYMVCMVVSSSSSCIDPFIYYYISDEFRVKVMRVICCRKEQRGVLSGRTTQELLNTHTYSSHSRAKMSVEDA comes from the exons ATGAATTGCAGCTTGCTGCTGAGGATCCTTCTATCAATGCTTTGCGTCTTTTGGAGCAGACAAGAAGTTAGCAGGTCCATGGACTATGACG ATTACAACGATATTACTACCATTGTTTCAAAGGTCAAAGCTGAAACACGTTTAGTACCAAGCGTGGGCGACATCATGAAAGGATTTAAAGCCAAACTACTCAGAGTAAATGGCTCCAATGAGACGATCTACCATGTGAATAAGACAGTCAAAAAGCAGCTCACTGGTCTCACCACAACAGTTACCATCCCAGGCCTCTATTTCTTAGTGTTTGCCATTGGGCTCCCTGCCAATGGGCTAGGACTCTGGGTACTGGCAACAAAAATCAGAAAATTGCCTTCCACCATCTTCCTGATCAGCCTGGCATCTGCAGACCTCCTCCTGATCCTGACGTTACCGTTCAAAATCTCCTACCACCTTCTGGGCAACAACTGGGTCTTCGGCGAAGCCCTGTGCCGGACGATGACGGCCTTCTTCTACGGGAACATGTACTGCTCCATCCtgctcctcaccgtcatcagcaTCGACCGATACTTTGCCCTCGTCTATCCTTTCACCTCCCGGCAGTTCAGGGACAACACATTTGCCATCAGCGTCTGCTCCGTGATCTGGGTAATCGCCACGCTCCTGGTTCTGCCATTTCTCTTCAGGGAGCAGTTGATCAGCATCCACGACCTGAACATTACGACCTGCCATGATGTGTTGCCGGTGGATAGTCAGGCTGGGTATTTCTTCTACTACTTTGTATGTTTGGTTATCATGGGATTTTTGATCCCATGCTGTATCACTGTTTTTTGCTATGGTTCTGTAATCAAAACTTTAATAGTCAATGAGAAGAGTTACGTGCATGCTGCAATAGTCACTTTCCTGATTTTACTGGTGTATGTTGGGTGCTTCGCTCCCAGCAATATCATCCTCCTAATTCACCACTCAGAGTACCACCTTACCAAGGAGAGTGAGCTCTACATTTATTACATGGTCTGCATGGTTGTCAGTAGCTCCAGCAGCTGCATTGACCCTTTCATTTACTATTACATTTCTGATGAATTTAGGGTTAAGGTGATGCGTGTAATTTGCTGCAGGAAGGAGCAGCGAGGCGTGCTTTCTGGGAGGACCACCCAGGAGCTCCTGAACACTCACACCTACTCCTCACACTCCAGAGCTAAGATGTCTGTGGAAGACGCCTGA
- the LOC132406106 gene encoding proteinase-activated receptor 3-like isoform X4: protein MNCSLLLRILLSMLCVFWSRQEVSRSMDYDDYNDITTIVSKVKAETRLVPSVGDIMKGFKAKLLRVNGSNETIYHVNKTVKKQLTGLTTTVTIPGLYFLVFAIGLPANGLGLWVLATKIRKLPSTIFLISLASADLLLILTLPFKISYHLLGNNWVFGEALCRTMTAFFYGNMYCSILLLTVISIDRYFALVYPFTSRQFRDNTFAISVCSVIWVIATLLVLPFLFREQLISIHDLNITTCHDVLPVDSQAGYFFYYFEGAARRAFWEDHPGAPEHSHLLLTLQS, encoded by the exons ATGAATTGCAGCTTGCTGCTGAGGATCCTTCTATCAATGCTTTGCGTCTTTTGGAGCAGACAAGAAGTTAGCAGGTCCATGGACTATGACG ATTACAACGATATTACTACCATTGTTTCAAAGGTCAAAGCTGAAACACGTTTAGTACCAAGCGTGGGCGACATCATGAAAGGATTTAAAGCCAAACTACTCAGAGTAAATGGCTCCAATGAGACGATCTACCATGTGAATAAGACAGTCAAAAAGCAGCTCACTGGTCTCACCACAACAGTTACCATCCCAGGCCTCTATTTCTTAGTGTTTGCCATTGGGCTCCCTGCCAATGGGCTAGGACTCTGGGTACTGGCAACAAAAATCAGAAAATTGCCTTCCACCATCTTCCTGATCAGCCTGGCATCTGCAGACCTCCTCCTGATCCTGACGTTACCGTTCAAAATCTCCTACCACCTTCTGGGCAACAACTGGGTCTTCGGCGAAGCCCTGTGCCGGACGATGACGGCCTTCTTCTACGGGAACATGTACTGCTCCATCCtgctcctcaccgtcatcagcaTCGACCGATACTTTGCCCTCGTCTATCCTTTCACCTCCCGGCAGTTCAGGGACAACACATTTGCCATCAGCGTCTGCTCCGTGATCTGGGTAATCGCCACGCTCCTGGTTCTGCCATTTCTCTTCAGGGAGCAGTTGATCAGCATCCACGACCTGAACATTACGACCTGCCATGATGTGTTGCCGGTGGATAGTCAGGCTGGGTATTTCTTCTACTACTTT GAAGGAGCAGCGAGGCGTGCTTTCTGGGAGGACCACCCAGGAGCTCCTGAACACTCACACCTACTCCTCACACTCCAGAGCTAA